In Nematostella vectensis chromosome 12, jaNemVect1.1, whole genome shotgun sequence, the genomic window ACAAAATTGAAAGTCATATTAAAAAACAGAAGAATAATGTAATAACCCACTTGAAAAAATGGGAGAAACTGGCCTCTTGTGAAAGGGAAGAAGAAAGTGTAATGTATCTGTAGAGTAATGTAATAGACTGTaagttgtaatgtttaatgTGAATTGTTAATGgaatgttaaaaagagaaataaagagtgattaaaaaaaaaaaaaagaattcggCGAAATACAGCAACCTGAGATCTAAGGTGCCTTGTTCAAGTGATTCTCATTGGGCCATTTATCCATTGCCAGTTGCCACTGATTTACACTGGCTGTTCGCatgtctttaaaaatcaaGGAGCTGTTGACAAGTAGAAAAAATAGATATGATAAAACCATTGTTAAGGCTGATTTTGACAGCACGATTCAGTTGTATGCAACCTGCCTACGACATGCCCTGAATTTCGTAGCCGAACGTCGTAGCAGAGTTGTAGGCTGATTTACATACACTCTACAACTCAAGTTGTAGAGGTGTTACAGGAAAGTTGCATACAACTAAGTTGCGCTGTCTAAAACAGCCTTAAAgaataagacatcaagtttgAAACAacatacatatttttttgttaacatAATCTCTATTAAGTGGCCAGAAAATCTAATCATTTATGTGTGAAGTGATGGTCCTTACATtgcacacacaaaaaacaagCCATCTCTTAGGCCCTGCACAAATGTCGTActttccatgagccgtattcaatgcaaatgcatgcaaacgaagacaaaaaaaattatttctgGCTCATTTGCATTAATTTGCATCGAATAGGGCTCATGGAAAGTACGGCGTTTAAACTAGGCCTTACTGCCAAATATAAATTTTTACACTAACCAAGAattagaagaaaaacaaactcCCAGGAATATTGCCTGGTCAAAAATCTAAAGCCAAATCAACGAGTACTTTATTTTAAACATCAATAGAGCGGACTATTTAAAAGTAGGTTGGAGTCCACACTATGCCAAGATGAAAAGTATTTTGTGACTCTTCACAGTCCTGAAACTACAGATTAGGCTGTAAAGAGCTTAGGATAGATGATGCTGTTGTTGACCCAAAATCCTTGCCTTGTGCCAAATATAGCACAGTTTTGGGGAGTTATTCTTACAAATCAATATCTCCCATAAAAAAGAGTGACTGACTATGAAGGTACTCTGAAATGAGACAATATTTGAATTCTGGGCGGGAATGAAACTACAATTTTAGCTGCTATAGCAGGGACCACTGAGACCATTTTTAAAATAGCAGGGCTAAAAATTTggccaagacaaacaagtataTATCTGGAGCCCTGAGAAAAATCAACCCAAGCCAAAAAGCTATGGCACTTCCAGCCCCTCCCTCTCTGAGGGTCCCTTAATAGTGTCTATGATCAATGCTTTTATTAATAATTCTGCTATACTAGCTTACCAACTGAGGAAGGACCTTCTCTAAATGCTCGGGTTGTACCACCATAGATGACTCTGCCTAAAAGGTAGGAGACAAAACTTACTCTATAGATTTCATTGAATTAACACATTTCCATAGTTTTTCATGGCTATACTCAAATACACAGCAATTTTATCTTTAATTATCTTAATGCTGTCACCAGGAGCTCCCCCACcataaagtgtttttttttttctaattttttgtGGGTATGTggtgtaacacccatacatgttataacaaccataaatctAATAACAcatcacccataaatgttataacaaccataaatgtaataacacgtcacccataaatgtaatgtAACAGTacgtgattactcactgttactacagtgtgtgattactcactgttactacagtgtgtgattactcactgttactacagtgtgtgattactcactgttactacagtatgtgattactcactgttactacagtatgtggttactcactgttactacagcatgtgattactcactgttactacagcatgtgattactcactgttactacagcatgtgatgtgattactcactgttactacagtatgtgattactcactgttactacagcatgtgattactcactgttactacagcatgtgattactcactgttactacagtatgtggttactcactgttactacagtatgtgattactcactgttactacagtatgtgattactcactgttactacagcatgtgattactcactgttactacagtatgtgattactcactgttactacagcatgtggttactcactgttactacagtatgtgattactcactgttactacagcatgtgattactcactgttactacagcatgtgattactcactgttactacagtatgtgattactcactgttactacagtatgtgattactcactgttactacagcatgtgattactcactgttactacagtatgtgattactcactgttactacagtatgtgattgtcactgttactacagtatgtgataactcactgttactacagtatgtgattactcactgttactacagcatgtgattactcactgttactacagtatgtgattactcactgttactacagtatgtggttactcactgttactacagcatgtgattactcactgttactacagtatgtgattactcactgttactacagtatgtgattactcactgttactacagcatgtggttactcactgttactacagcatgtgattactcactgttactacagcatgtgattactcactgttactacagtatgtgattactcactgttactacagtatgtgattactcactgttactacagtatgtgattactcactgttactacagcatgtgattactcactgttactacagtatgtgattactcactgttactacagtatgtgattactcactgttactacagtatgtgattactcactgttactacagtatgtgattactcactgttactacagcatgtgattactcactgttactacagtatgtgataactcactgttactacagcatgtgattactcactgttactacagtatgtgattactcactgttactacagtatgtgattactccatgttactacagcatgtgattactcactgttactacagtatgtgattactcactgttactacagcatgtgattactcactgttgctacagcatgtgattactcactgttactacagtatgtgattactcactgttactacagcatgtgattactcactgttactacagtatgtgattactccatgttactacagcatgtgattactcactgttactacagtatgtgattactcactgttactacagcatgtggttactcactgttactacagtatgtgattactcactgttactacagtatgtgataactcactgttactacagtatgtgattactcactgttactacagcatgtgattactcactgttactacagtatgtgattactcactgttactacagtatgtgataactcactgttactacagtatgtgattactcactgttactacagcatgtgattactcactgttactacagcatgtgattactcactgttactacagcatgtgattactcactgttactacagtatgtgattactcactgttactacagcatgtgattactcactgttactacagtatgtgattactcactgttactacagtatgtgattactcactgttactacagcatgtgattactcactgttactacagtatgtgattactcactgttactacagcatgtgattactcactgttactacagcatgtgattactcactgttactacagcatgtgattactcactgttactacagcatgtgattactcactgttactacagtatgtgattgtcactgttactacagtatgtgattactcactgttactacagcatgtgattactcactgttactacagcatgtgattactcactgttactacagcatgtgattactcactgttactacagcatgtgattactcactgttactacagtatgtgattgtcactgttactacagtatgtgataactcactgttactacagtatgtgattactcactgttactacagcatgtgattactcactgttactacagtatgtgattactcactgttactacagtatgtgattgtcactgttactacagtatgtgataactcactgttactacagtatgtgattactcactgttactacagcatgtgattactcactgttactacagtatgtgattactcactgttactacagtatgtggttactcactgttactacagcatgtgattactcactgttactacagtatgtgattactcactgttactacagtatgtgattactcactgttactacagcatgtgattactcactgttactacagcatgtgattactcactgttactacagtatgtgattactcactgttactacagcatgtggttactcactgttactacagtatgtgattactcactgttactacagcatgtgattactcactgttactacagcatgtgattactcactgttactacagtatgtgattactcactgttactacagcatgtgattactcactgttactacagcatgtgattactcactgttactacagtatgtgattgtcactgttactacagtatgtgataactcactgttactacagtatgtgattactcactgttactacagtatgtgattactcactgttactacagtatgtgattactcactgttactacagcatgtgattactcactgttactacagcatgtgattactcactgttactacagtatgtgattgtcactgttactacagtatgtgataactcactgttactacagtatgtgattactcactgttactacagcatgtgattactcactgttactacagtatgtgattactcactgttactacagtatgtggttactcactgttactacagcatgtgattactcactgttactacagtatgtgattactcactgttactacagtatgtgattactcactgttactacagtatgtgattactcactgttactacagtatgtggttactcactgttactacagtatgtgattactcactgttactacagcatgtgattactcactgttactacagtatgtgattactcactgttactacagcatgtgattactcactgttgctacagcatgtgattactcactgttactacagtatgtgattactcactgttactacagtatgtgattactcactgttactacagtatgtgattactcactgttactacagtatgtgattactcactgttactacagtatgtgattactcactgttactacagtatgtgattactcactgttactacagcatgtgattactcactgttactacagtatgtgattactcactgttactacagcatgtgattactcactgttactacagtatgtgattactcactgttactaggtgattactcactgttactacagtatgtgattactcactgttactacagtatgtgattactcactgttactacagtatgtgattactcactgttactacagcatgtgattactcactgttactacagtatgtgattactcactgttactaggtgattactcactgttactacagtatgtgattactcactgttactacagtatgtgattactcactgttactacagcatgtgatcactcactgttactacagcatgtgattactcactgttactacagtatgtggttactcactgttactacagtatgtgattactcactgttactacagtatgtgattactcactgttactacagcatgtggttactcactgttactacagcatgtggttactcactgttactacagcatgtgattactcactgttactacagcatgtgattactcactgttactacagtatgtgattactcactgttactacagcatgtggttactcactgttactacagtatgtgattactcactgttactacagcatgtgattactcactgttactacagcatgtgatgtgattactcactgttactacagtatgtgattactcactgttactacagcatgtgattactcactgttactacagtatgtgattactcactgttactacagcatgtggttactcactgttactacagcatgtgattactcactgttactacagtatgtgattactcactgttactacagtatgtgattactcactgttactacagtatgtgattactcactgttactacagtatgtgattactcactgttactacagcatgtgattactcactgttactacagcatgtgatgtgattactcactgttactacagtatgtggttactcactgttactacagcatgtggttactcactgttactacagtgtgtgattactcactgttactacagcatgtggttactcactgttactacagcatgtggttactcactgttactacagtgtgtgattactcactgttactacagcatgtggttactcactgttactacagcatgtgattactcactgttactacagtatgtgattactcactgttactacagtgtgtgattactcactgttactacagtatgtggttactcactgttactacagtatgtgattactcactgttactacaggtgattactcactgttactacagcatgtgattgtcactgttactacagtatgtgattactcactgttactacagtatgtgattactcactgttactacagtatgtggttactcactgttactacagtatgtgattactcactgttactacagtatgtggttactcactgttactacagtatgtgattactcactgttactacagtatgtgattactcactgttactacagcatgtgattactcactgttactacagtatgtgattactcactgttactacagtatgtgattactcactgttactacagtatgtgattactcattgttactacagtatgtgattactcactgttactacagcatgtgattactcactgttactacagtatgtgattactcactgttactacagtatgtgattactcactgttactacagtatgtgattactcactgttactacagtatgtgattactcactgttactacagcatgtgattactcactgttactacagtatgtgattactcactgttactacagtatgtgattactcactgttactacagcatgtgattactcactgttactacagtatgtggttactcactgttactacagcatgtgattactcactgttactacagcatgtgattactcactgttactacagtatgtgattactcactgttactacagtatgtgattactcactgttgcTTGCTGTGCGGCTCTCCCAGCAGCCTCTAGGTGGCCAAAGATAATGTATAAGTTATTTCTATACCAGATAGGAGACTGACCATCTGTTATCTGATGGGTTGCTAATACAATTATTAAATCTCTTGACGTTATATGTGACAGTTGATTTAGACCTGAATTACACAATTCAGCTTTCCCACTTGAAAGTCGCTTGTTGCCTATCTCTTACTGGCTAGAAGCCAGCAAGGGCAtctgtttttctctttaagGCTTTAAATGGACTTAACAACTTTGGAACTTTTAATATCGGACGTACTAGAAATGCTGTGAACAATCTAAATCTGATTCCTATAGCATTTCAGAACTTCTCTTTTTCACGACTCCTACTTAATCACTTTACCCCTATGAAACAATCTGCAGGTAAAATATTTGATCTTCTTCTACTATATctgtttttaaagaaaaccCTTAATAAGCTGTACTTGAATCTGCAGGCAAACACCTTAGTTTTAGGCTGACCAGGTATGGTCTCTCTATGGTATATGCAACCCCACCTCAGGGACTAAATTTCTGGcagggcaaaaaaaaaaaaaaaatttactgCAACTCTCATGatttgtgcaaatgtcttaaTTTTCTTCCACTCTTCTCCCCAAAATATTTACTATAATAAAAAGGCCCTTCCACCCCCAACCAGAAATTTAACCCCTAAGGTGGGGTTGGATAGACAAAGAGATGGATGGACAGATGAGTGGGTAGATTATTCTCTTACCAGCTACAAATACACGCATCATTTCAGCCAACAATTTCAAGCCAGGGCCATTCACTAGagcaaaaaatattaaataaattatACTGTACCATATAGATTTATTTTCTGAAAGCAGAGATAAAGGGATTTTAGGACGCAGTCATTACACTGCACTTATCAGGGGGAGGGTTGCTATGTTTGGGAGGGCATTATGTAATTTTGCCTGATCTCCCGCTCTCCCCTATTTGGTggaaaaaaaggcattttcaCGTTTTTGaggtttttaaatattattccCTTGTTTTCCCAAACAAGAATGGCTAGATTGCAGAATACCTCTCCATGTTAGTGTTGTTCTACAATGCGCTGTTATTGATGCATTTTCAGATAAATTAAAAGATACACTTTGATAGGTTAACTGGTTGTTGCATTTCTGTAAAAACTAGGCCTATTCTGCAGATTCTTTTTAAAACTTTACTCTCCAAAAAATCTCCTGCATGTACTTTGGGATTGGCATTCCTGGAGGGGGGTGCAAATTTTTTAGCTCTGATTTTGGAGAGGGTCTTTAATTTTAATACAGGTTTTAGGTAGGGCCTTATTTTAACATGGTATTTTGTTCAATTtctgttttcttaatgttgttgttttcataatgtttctgtgtcgtgccccccccaataattcgaggtCTGCTACGGCTATGCTATGGTACATTCTATTTTTCATAAGCTTGAAAACTTTATGGTAGGCATCGCCATGAACAGTTTTACGGAACGTTGCCATTATCctaaaaaatatcaatgaCATTATCATTTATAATTTTTATCTGGTTCAACTGTGATTTCAGACTGACACTACAATGGCTGTGCAGGAGGAGATTTTTCTctggggggactctccagaatgTAGACAGATTTGATCGTCACATCTTTTAACTGCCATCCCTTAGGCggtgttgaaggattttttggATTTCGTTATCTCTAAGGGCATAAAATTCAACCACTGCTATTCCCAAGAGGGTGTTTAAcgtttttttccgattctgcaaTCTCTTAGGGTTTTAAATTCCTTCCACGACACCTGAATTGCTTTCTCTTATGGGTAAGACTTTCtgctgaccacacccaaagtgcaaTCCCTTCGATTTTGCCGATGATCActcccgtctgtttttatcggagtcaCCCCCCTAGACATTCTTGTCAATTTGTAACTTGATGAACCATCTACCACCAATATATGTAGAGTCATCCATGTTGTAAACAAAActttaacaataaaaaacaatcaaatcTTCACCTTTAGTTTTCTGTTTGTCTTGGAAATGAAGTTGCAGTAATCTATTCACCGTCTCCTGCAACAAAACAACCATCTAAAAGTAAAACTTGACCACCTGCATCACTATCCCAAACACTCCTGATAGTCCAACTCAACAATCTTTAGCATCCCCACAATTACCCTCCCGCCCTCACCTCTGTCACCAACCTctacccgtatcacaaccaCTATCACCCTTTTATGTCCTCCTTCTCCCCAGGTGCCGGTATACCTGCTTTTAACTAAACATCTTAAAgtacaccttttgcttttgATTACCGAGAAATACGCAGTCATTTTAGCCGAACTTACAAACATTAACGACGACGTACTGTCATTTATGTGAAAGTAATCATTGGAtctaaaagaaaatacattaaCGAACTTACATAATTAAGTGcacacaattgcattttctaAACATTCATTAACACTACTGGACAATCAGGAATGAAAAAACTATTTTCATTTGTGTGTTCTTGATGCATAATAgcacaaacaaaataacaataatacgAGAACTCGCCATCAATACAGTGAACGAAATATTCAtgaacatttttattacagcaagtgcaaacaaaagtattttttgtgtgctttttacaaacaataagccctttatgacaaacaatatcctaaaattaaaattcaacTACTTATCGTTTATTTGTGCCCTAATAATGCACAGACATGCAAAATAATTGATGCTAGCACTCAAATTAACCCTTGATCATTTTGCCGTTAAGGCAGCGTGGTAGATTTACATGAACCAATACCATTCGGCACATTTTTGCTGTGTGATGGTATTGATGTTTCGCTGAAGAGCTTCCATCAACAAATTTGTGTGATAAATACCCAATGGTACTCCTCTGTTCCTTCCTTCAGCAGCAACATATTTATTTCTGTATTTGGGCCCGGGTTAACAGTGTTGCGCTGGGCTGGTGCCCTATCACAAATTTACACGAAGTTCTCATCAGGATCAAGATTTAGCCATacttgcataaaaaaatcGCCAAATTCTCCAGCATTCATACCACCAATGAATGCTGAATGGAATATCAGCCCATTAATCGGGGATATTGCCATCGTGACAGTTAGATTTTGGCCACGCCTACACACCTGTCGGCATGCTCTTTCTCCTAGCCTTGCCATTCCGTGGTTTCTGGCAGTCCAAATATTGTACCCACATTCGTCTATAAAAGATACAATGTCTTACAACGCCAATGGCCATGAACCAGTTGGCGTACTCCACCCCGATAAAGCATCCCGTTCAGCATCCTCGCCACTGTCCGGTCATGGACCTCAGGTTTAGCAAGGGGACGTGCCCTGAGCTGTCGGTTGATTTGCTGTAGGGTGAGAAGGCAGTTCTCCTTGATGATTTCTCTAACACAGTCACGCATCTCGTCGTCTACGCGCACGTTATTCGGTCCGCCTCTTGGCAGCTCCCTTATGCGCCCATGCTGGATGTACCGCACCACAATGCTTCTAGCTGTACAGCGGTTAACACTGTCAGCCACTTGAAGATAATCTTCTGCGTCATCTTCAAACACTCTTACCAGCTTTTCTCTATGTTTGAATGGAATTCTGTGTCTGGGAGGCATAGTGGTACAGTGTTCAGATCAAAAGCTATCGACCAAAATGATCTTGTGAAAGGTTCAGTAGTAgggttttggcgcagctggcgcaactttttgatctccccaaatttcattccaaaatggcgCGAAAGTCTCCGcgcacctccgccaagcctcgcgacctgcgcatgcgcgagtttgccagagatctcttgcacgaccaagcccacctgtcaatcactttgtcacgtgatagccacgcccacctgtcaatcactttgtcacgtgatagccacgcccacctgtcaatcactttgtaaaaaacctgtcaatcactttgtcgcgtgatagccacgcccacctgtcaatcattttgtcaaaaacctgtcgatcactttgtcacgtgatagccacgcccacctgtcaatcactttgtcacgtgtcgcacctagggggagctcggGAGGCTATTCTGGTCTAAAGACGTGTGGGGtcctagataaaatgacattaaagacGGAGGTGAAGATTAAAAACGATGCGGCTACAGCCGGCGGTTGCTCGGTGCTGGAGGTGAATGTGAGTAACACTGCGGATGTGGGGCCTGAACACTGCTGTTGTGACGCTGATTACTATGAAGACTCAGAATACGGAAGCTTCGACCCCGTTGGGTTTGTGGCCGGAGCGGCGACAATTGTCCTTGGTGTTCTAGCAATGTTAGTCTCCATGCCACGGTATGGCGAAAAAAGATGGGTGAGATACTAGTCCACGAGTGTGGTGTGGAGACTTTAGACCGCACCGCCCCCACGCGGACCCCTTCGGAGGTCTTAGCAACCACACACATCACACCAagggggagctcgaggggctagCCTCTCAGCTTCACATCTAGAAGGcctttgaaaagtggtttaaagacatgaACAGTTTAATAAAATGGAGGAACGAACAGTTGAACGTACGGCTGAAGAtcggtcaccaccaccatataaTATCCCCGGCGGACCGGTGCCTGAGATTAACGTCCCCACCCTCATGCCGGAGTTTGCACTGTTTGACCGGGCCCTCACCGAATACGAGACTAGTAGAGCCTCCTTGGGAGACGAGGATAGTAGTAACACCCTTTGCAATCATGACGACCTAGTCACAGAAGACGGGGTCACTAGTTGCTTAGAGTGCGGGGAACAGATGCAGCGCGCGATCGCGCACGAAAGGGAATGGGGTTTTTACGGACATTCCGACGGCAAACGGTCTTCGAACCCAAGTCGGGTCCAGGTACGTAGGTCTGAGGACAGAAATATTGACAAGGATGTGGAAAACATGGGTTTTAGCGGGGTAATTGTAGCCAAAGCTAACGAGATATACACTCAGGTGACGAAAGGCCAGATTTTTCGCGGCGACCCACGGAAGGCGATCGTCTTTGCGTGTATTTACTACGCCTACAAGATGTCTGGTAAGTGTCAGACACCGAAAACCTTGATGGAAACTTTTGGATTGAGCAAGAAGAGTTGCCTTAAGGGTCTGAAAATCTTCAGTATTAACATGCCTAAAGATTACTTACTACACGGAACGTCTCCCACCGTCGTGGACCACATTCGcgatgtgatggatagattcTCGGCGTCCCCCGCACAGAAGGGAGAGGTGGTCCAGCTCTACTACAGATCTAAGAACCGCTCGTCTGAGTTGAATCGCGCTCGCCCACAATCCTTTGCGGTCGCTTTAACCTATTACTGGATACGGCAAAAGAAGATCGATATTACGCTTAAAAAATTCTCCGAAAGAACGGGCGTCTCCGAGTTGACCATCAGTAGGAAAGCGAGAGAAGTGGCCACAGTCCTGGGTACGCCTGGTGTGGTATGATGTTTCCTGATTTCCAGAGAAATCAGGATTTCCAGAAAACTGTCAGTTCGGAGTAGATGTGAATTAACACGTCtaaaaaaattcgaaaaaagtggtttaaagacgtggatgtaataacaaaatggaTATGCAAAGTGCTGGAAGTCTTACAAATCTCACCGTGGAGGATCAAGCCGCCACCTTAGCAAGGTGGGGAGCCGCAGACTTTGACGCCGTTATGGA contains:
- the LOC125557531 gene encoding transcription initiation factor IIB-like; the protein is MEERTVERTAEDRSPPPYNIPGGPVPEINVPTLMPEFALFDRALTEYETSRASLGDEDSSNTLCNHDDLVTEDGVTSCLECGEQMQRAIAHEREWGFYGHSDGKRSSNPSRVQVRRSEDRNIDKDVENMGFSGVIVAKANEIYTQVTKGQIFRGDPRKAIVFACIYYAYKMSGKCQTPKTLMETFGLSKKSCLKGLKIFSINMPKDYLLHGTSPTVVDHIRDVMDRFSASPAQKGEVVQLYYRSKNRSSELNRARPQSFAVALTYYWIRQKKIDITLKKFSERTGVSELTISRKAREVATVLGTPGVV